CGTCCGCGGCGACGCCCTCGCTCTCGGACGCTATCTCCAGGCTGACCGTCACCGCGTCGCCGGGGACGGCCGTCTCCCCGTCGACGCGGCGCTCGAACGACAGGTCGGGCTCCGGCGGGACGCTCAGGTAGTCGTAGGCGACGTACGCCAGGGGGACGGCGCCGGCCACGAAGAGCAGCGGGTGCCCCAGCGCGAGTCCCCCGACGGCCGCCGCGAACGTCAGCAGGACTGCCCCGCTCCAGCGCCACTGGTGAGTCGTATTCATCGGCCCTCACCCTCCGTGGGCGCCGAGGCTCCGTCTGTGGTCGACGACGTCGGAGCGTCGTCAGCGGCCGACGGCGTCGGAGTACTGTCGGCGGCCGCCAGCGATTCGAGCGCCTCGACGGCGCGTCTCGCCCGCCTGTGGTCCGCGTCCTCCGAGCGAACGTAGTCCCACAGGCGAGCGCGCAACGGGAGCGGGCCGGCGTCGCGGCCGACGAACGCCGCGGCGCGCTCGTCGTCTGTCCAGTCGCCGCCGTCGATCGCTGCCGCCGCCTCGTCGCGGGGACGCCCCGTCTCCGCGGCATAGAGTCGGACCGCGGTCTCGCGGAGGTCGCCCGACAGGTCCGCGACCGCCTCGCGGTCGGCGTCGCCGTCGCCGATCCGGGCGAAGCGGTCGTCCACGGCCGGGCGCGGATAGCCCGTCGAGCGGCCGTGGATCGCCTCCGGAGCAGCCTCAACCAGCGGTTCGACGCTCCCGTCGGCGGAAGACGAACCTCGGGAACCCCCGAGTTGCGAGGCGAGCGCGATGGCGACTGTGACGAGCCCGAGCACGGCCGCGACGGTCTTCCTGACGACGTCGGTGCTCGGCAGGTCGGTCCCCGCGACAGTCTCGGGGAGCGGGACGGCGTCCGGGGCGACGACGAGCGCGACGAGGCCGACCGCTCCGGCGAGGCCGACGGCCGTCTGCAGGCGGCCGAGGACCCTCATTCGTCTCCCTCCCGGTTCGCCTCGTCGGTGGTGCGAACTCGCTCGACCGCCGCCCGGACGTCCTCGACCGCCGTCGCGGGGTCGCGTCCGCCATAGGTGACCGCCCTGAAGGCGTCGGCGATGGTCCAGACCGCCTCCTCGGGCAGCCCCCGGTCGACGGCCCGCTGCCCGACCTCCGTGGGCGTGAGGGTCTCGACCCGACCCGGGACGCGCCGCAGGAGCGCGTCGAACGCCCGGCGGATCGCGTCGAATCCGGCGGCCGTCTCGCCGCCTGCCGCCGCGGCTGCGGTGCCGCCGGTTCCGGTCGCCGCCGTCCCGCCGCGCAGGAGCGAAGCCAGCGAGAGCGACCGCACCCGGGCTACGATCGACTCGACCGCAGCGCGAACGCGTTCCCGGAGGAGCACCAGTGCAGCCCCGGGGTCGCGCCGCCGGAGCGACGCCGCGAGGTCGGCGAGCGTCGCCCGGAGGCGGGAACTGACGGCGACGAGCGCGTCGGACACGTGCAGCAGTACGACGATCAGCCGCAGGCCGAACCACGTCGCGTACCGGTAGCCGGCCGCCGCCGCGGCGCCGATCCGCCCGCGGAAGACGACCAGCACCACCAGCCCGATCAGGACCGCACCGACGCCGACGGCGGCCGCGATGTACGGGGTGTACAGCCCGTCAAGCGTCGTCGAGGCAGTCATGTCGCCCCGCTGGGCCTCGACCCCGACGCTCCCCCGTCTCGGGAGCGTGACCGTCGCCGCCCCGTCGGCGTCGGTCCGGACGGGGTCGTCATCGCCGACCGCCACGGTCGCGCCGTCGACCGGCCGGCCGCCCTGCGTCACCCGGACGACGGCCGACTGCCCGGCTGCGAGCATCCCGAGTCCGGGGTTCGTCACCGAGACCTCCAGCGGGTCGGTCCCCAGTTCGCGGCTCCCGGCCGCCGCGCCCCGTTCGACGGCGACCGTCGTCGACGCGTTCCACGGGACGTCCACGCTGAAGCGGCCGTTCTCGCCGGTCCGACCGGCCGGGTCCCCGTTCACGAGGACGCGCCCGTCGGCGACGGACGCGCCGTCGACGTGCGCCAGGAGGGAGACGGTCCGACCGGGTCGCGGCTCGCGGTACGGAGCGACGCTGACGTTCGTCGGGACCGACACGTTCTCCGTGACGATTCCCGGAGCGGGCGCGCCCGCCTCCAGCCCGGGGTGGTACTCGGTGCCGGCGTCGCCCGCCGTCCGGTGGCTGGCGCGCTCGGCGGCGATCGTCAGGTCCGCCACGTACGGGACGACGGCCGTCGTCCGACCGAACTGGTCGGTCCGCCCCGCGAACTCGCCGTCGAGGCTGACGCCGACGCCGTCGACCGGGCTCCCGTCCCGCCGGACGGTGATCGTCGCCGGCTTCCCGGGGCGAATCGGTTCGGAGACAGAGATCTCGTACGCCCCGGTCGCGTTCTGTGTGGTCCACTCCGGAGGGTTCGCCGACGAAGCACTCCCGTCGGACGAATCGCCGTCACCCGACGAACTGTCGCCAGTACCCTCACCCTGGCCCTCGCCCTGGCCTGCTCCGCTCTGTCCGGGGCCCTCCGGGCCGGGCATCTCCGGTTCGAATCCGGATCCGAGACCCCCGCTTCCCTCGGGGGGACTCCCGGCTAGCAGCGCGCCTCCGACGAGCGTCGCCAGACACACGAGAACGAGGGCGAGTCCGGACGCCCGTCTGAGCTGGTCACGACGCCGCGTCATCGATCGTTACCGCTGTCAATCCGTCTCAGTGCCATGGTTTCGGTGAGTATCGCAACGTAGTCTATCGCACCGGCATCCCGCCTGCCCGTGAACTGCCGTCTCGGATCCGCGTTCGGCGTCACAGGTCGTCGACACCGAGTGTCTCTCGAGAGCGGGTCGGGTCACGTATCCGCTCGTCCGAGCGGTGCCGCTCTACGTGGTCGCCCAGCGCTGTCTGTGCGGCTTGCTGTACGTCGGACGATCTCCCACCGGGTTCACTGCCGAGCCTCACCGGCGCCCCTCGAGCTGCGACAGGGGCGAGAGGGCCTCTCCGGCCGGTAGAGTAGCGAGTCGCGATACCGGTGGTCTCCATCGAACGATCCTATACGTGTAGCCAACCATATAGATTTGGTAATCAAGTTGCCAGTATATAGAACGACGCCGTCGTGGTGGTTTTCGGCCGGTATTCGGCCCCAGATCGAGAGATCAGTGACTCAGAGAGGTTCGAGTTGTAGTATATCTGAATATAGTTGACAGACGGGGTACAGTATCGGAGAACGTACTGAGTTAGTGCCGTCGCTGTACTTCGTCCATCTCGCACTGCACGCAGAGGTCGTCGGCGAAGCAGGCGACGTTGTCGTACGGACACGCCCGTTCCTCGACGTCAACGGAGAGGGTCCGTTTCTCGCGTTTCCACGTCCGTTCCAACTGGCGGATATCGGTCTTCGCGGACGAGAACACGATCTCCCCGTTCCGATCCTCGATCTTCACAACCGTCGTGCTGGACTGCTTCGTCTTCATGAGTGCGATGGCATCCTCATAGGACGAACACGTGGTTCGGTCACGTTCCCCACTGTCGTCTAACGAGACGACCGTAATCGACCCGTCGTAGGATTCTGTCGATTCCAGCGCGCCAGTCATGCTGGCAACGTTCCTAGGTGTAATATAATAGAATCGACCGTCTATAG
This region of Halomicrobium urmianum genomic DNA includes:
- a CDS encoding DUF7269 family protein; its protein translation is MRVLGRLQTAVGLAGAVGLVALVVAPDAVPLPETVAGTDLPSTDVVRKTVAAVLGLVTVAIALASQLGGSRGSSSADGSVEPLVEAAPEAIHGRSTGYPRPAVDDRFARIGDGDADREAVADLSGDLRETAVRLYAAETGRPRDEAAAAIDGGDWTDDERAAAFVGRDAGPLPLRARLWDYVRSEDADHRRARRAVEALESLAAADSTPTPSAADDAPTSSTTDGASAPTEGEGR
- a CDS encoding DUF4129 domain-containing protein, with translation MTRRRDQLRRASGLALVLVCLATLVGGALLAGSPPEGSGGLGSGFEPEMPGPEGPGQSGAGQGEGQGEGTGDSSSGDGDSSDGSASSANPPEWTTQNATGAYEISVSEPIRPGKPATITVRRDGSPVDGVGVSLDGEFAGRTDQFGRTTAVVPYVADLTIAAERASHRTAGDAGTEYHPGLEAGAPAPGIVTENVSVPTNVSVAPYREPRPGRTVSLLAHVDGASVADGRVLVNGDPAGRTGENGRFSVDVPWNASTTVAVERGAAAGSRELGTDPLEVSVTNPGLGMLAAGQSAVVRVTQGGRPVDGATVAVGDDDPVRTDADGAATVTLPRRGSVGVEAQRGDMTASTTLDGLYTPYIAAAVGVGAVLIGLVVLVVFRGRIGAAAAAGYRYATWFGLRLIVVLLHVSDALVAVSSRLRATLADLAASLRRRDPGAALVLLRERVRAAVESIVARVRSLSLASLLRGGTAATGTGGTAAAAAGGETAAGFDAIRRAFDALLRRVPGRVETLTPTEVGQRAVDRGLPEEAVWTIADAFRAVTYGGRDPATAVEDVRAAVERVRTTDEANREGDE